In a genomic window of Sarcophilus harrisii chromosome 4, mSarHar1.11, whole genome shotgun sequence:
- the LOC100932804 gene encoding trace amine-associated receptor 6-like — MNSSSESQPAAIQLCFENVNGSCIKNPYSQGPRMILYVVFGAGVVLAVFGNLLVMISIFHFKQLHSPANFLIASLSCADFLVGATVMPFSMVRSVESCWYFGETFCTFHSCGDTAFSYASLFHLCFISIDRYFAVTDPLIYPTKFTVNISGLCIVLSSIIPITYSGSVFYTGANDDGLEELISALTCVGICQVYVNQNWVLVDFLLFFIPTLVIIILYSKIFLVAKFQARKIENTSSKRESSSSESYKARVSKRERKAAKTLGIAVIAFLISWLPYSIDALIDAFLGFITPAYIYEILCWFAYYNSAMNPLIYAFFYPWFRKAIKLIVTGKILQDSSSTINLFSEQGKGLE, encoded by the coding sequence ATGAATAGCAGCTCTGAGTCTCAGCCAGCAGCTATACAGCTCTGCTTTGAAAATGTAAATGGGTCCTGTATTAAAAATCCCTATTCCCAAGGACCTCGGATGATCCTCTATGTTGTGTTTGGCGCTGGAGTTGTGCTTGCAGTATTTGGAAACCTCCTGGTAATGATTTCTATCTTTCATTTCAAGCAACTGCATTCTCCAGCCAATTTTCTCATTGCCTCCTTGTCTTGTGCTGACTTTTTAGTGGGAGCCACTGTGATGCCCTTCAGCATGGTGAGGTCAGTGGAGAGTTGCTGGTATTTTGGAGAAACTTTCTGTACATTTCATAGCTGTGGTGATACAGCATTTTCCTATGCTTCCCTCTTTCATTTATGTTTCATCTCCATTGATAGATATTTTGCTGTCACTGATCCTCTGATCTATCCAACCAAGTTCACAGTGAACATTTCTGGGCTGTGCATTGTTCTCTCCTCGATCATCCCCATTACTTATAGTGGTTCTGTTTTCTACACAGGTGCCAATGATGATGGATTGGAGGAATTAATAAGTGCTCTCACCTGTGTAGGGATTTGTCAGGTTTATGTGAATCAAAATTGGGTGCTGGtagattttttgttgttcttcattcctACCCTAGTTATAATCATACTTTACTCTAAGATTTTTCTTGTAGCTAAATTCCAAGCTAGAAAGATTGAAAATACAAGCAGCAAAAGAGAATCTTCATCCTCAGAGAGTTACAAAGCCAGAGTGtctaagagggaaagaaaagcagCCAAAACCCTGGGTATTGCAGTAATTGCATTTCTGATTTCATGGTTACCCTATTCTATTGATGCATTGATTGATGCATTCTTAGGCTTCATCACCCCTGCCTATATTTATGAAATCCTTTGTTGGTTTGCTTATTATAACTCAGCCATGAACCCCTTGATTTATGCTTTCTTTTACCCATGGTttagaaaagcaataaaattgaTTGTTACTGGGAAAATCTTACAAGATAGCTCTTCAaccataaatttattttctgagcAAGGCAAAGGATTAGAATAA